The genomic stretch TCCTTCTGTACCGATCCACGCATCCCCTGATTTATCCATTGCAAAAGAAATTGTATTTGCCGGAAAGCCGTTTGATTGGTCTAAATAATATTGTGTGTCGTCTGAAAAGCTAGCTGTTTTCTTTGTATCATAAGCCAAAAAATTGACTGTTCTAGGAATTGGTATCCACAATAAGTCATTACTGAAGACAGGAAATTGAATACCAGTACTCACATTCAAATCTCTTATAATGAAATCATCGGTAGCTCTGTCATATAATGCAAGAGAAGATTTAGTTGCTATACCAGTAAAAGCTATAGTTGCAAAAATATTATTCTGATCATCTGAAGTAAAACCAACCGGACGGTTTATATATTGGCTATCTGCACCAACTAAATATCTTTTAGAAAATTCAAAGTCTTTTGAGCCAGAATTGTATTTCATTTTATAAATACCATATCCTGTAGGAGAAAAATAATTGGTGAAAAACACTTCATTTGTATTGGCAGGATCTGGAAATACATCTACAATATTAAATTCTGTCGTGCTTCCTATAAAATAAGACGAGTAGACCCACTCTGTTCCGGTAAAATAATAAAATCCTGGATTTTTCGGATTAAACTGAGCATCATTATATCCATTTGCTCTAATTCCTGTTGATACTAAAAGCTGATTGTCATTAAACAATCTTATTTTATAAGAATCATTAAAGTAAGGGCCATCTGGTTTGTATGAAATATTATCATCGGTTTTAACTCCGGATACTTTAGTTCCGCAATATACTTTAGAGCCGATTGTTGTTGCTGTATTGCAAGCTTCTCCTACACTTGTGCTGCCAGCGAAATTCCCATTCGTGTTATACGTGTAAATTCTGCTACCATCTGTAATAATAATATTATTTGAATTTACAACGACATCATTTATACCTCCAAAAGTTTGCGCAAGAGGAGTTGAAGTTCCGTTATTGTAAATATAAGTAGCTGTTGCAGATGAAAAAGCTAAAGCTGATTCAGAATCGATATCTGTAAAGTTTCCTGCCAGTTCGGTTGTCCAGGTTGAAAAAACAGGAAAAGTTGTATTAAGTTCATGAGTTTTTAAGCCTGTATTTGTAACGGAAAAAACTTTATTTCCCAAAATAGTCGCCTCATTACTTGCTTGAAAAACGCCTCCGGTGATAAAGAATGCAGAATCTCCAAATTCTTTCTTTTTTAAATCAAAAATAGATACACCATAACCTACAGAAACCGTTGCACGGTCTCCGGTAATTGAGATATGATTAACCTTTTTGCTTCCGTTGTATCCTGTTGCAATTGGGATGTCTACAACATACGTTATGCCTTGTGGAGTAATAACGTCTAATGCTCCGTTCTGGTAACCTACCAAGCCTATTTTCGTCTGCGGATTATAATCAAAAGCAGAAATTTTCACATCATGAAGTCCATTGGCTTTAGATAGTTTGGTGATTTCCCCTGTTGAAATTGTATAATAAAAAATCCCGTTTTCTGTGGCGGCAAAGATTTTTCCGTTATCTTCTTTCATCGCCAAAACATTGTTGTAGGAAAACAAGTCAGACCATTTTTTTGAAGAAATATTCTGCGCATTTACAAACTGCAACGATGCGAAAATACCAAAAGAAAGTAATGAGATTTTTTTCATATTATACTGTTATACTGCTGTCGATTGCCTGATTATTCCAGGAAATCTGTTTTACATTTTTGTCTGAATCAAAAAAGAAATCTATTCTGCCTAAAAGAAGACCCGCCCAACCTACTTGGTTTACTAAAACATTTTTTCCTTGTCTGTTTTTAAAAGTCTGGGGCTCCGGTAAAAAAGTGTGGGTGTGACCACCCAAAATTAAGTCAATATTTTCTGTTTTTGAAGCTAAAATTTTATCGTTTATTTTTTCAGGATCGTCTTTGTAGTCATATCCGATGTGAGAAAGGCAAATCACAAGGTCACACTTTTTCTCATTTTTCAGGAAATTAGAATAATGCTGAGCCACATCAATCGGGTCAGACCAAACGGTTTCTCCATATTGTTTTTTGCCGACTAATCCATCCAGTTGAATTCCTACGCCAAAAATTCCAACCTTAATGCCGTTCTTGTTGAATATTTTATACTGCGAAGTTTTTCCGTCGAGAATTGTGTTTTTAAAATCATAATTCGAACAGATAAATGGAAATTTTGCGTTAGGCAAAACCTTTAAAAATCCATCTAAACCATTATCGAAATCATGATTTCCCATCGTTGACGCATCATACTTCATCATCGACATCAGCTTAAACTCCAGTTCACCACCAAAAAAATTAAAATAAGGCGTTCCCTGAAAAATATCTCCGGAATCCAGCAGCAAAAGATTATTTTCTTCGCTTCTTATTTTTTGTATTAAACTTGCTCTTCTCGCAAAACCACCCTGATTAGGGTTTTTGGTATAGCTTTCGTCAAAAGGTTCAATTCTGCTGTGTTGATCGTTGGTGTGAAGAATTGTTAATTTATGGGCAGATTTGAAAGAATTTAAACTTAATTCTTCCGCCATCATCAAATTGGGAGCTAAAGTCATCGCTAAAGTTCCGCCACCTATTGTTTTTAAAAAACTCTTTCTGTTCATTATTTCTTCCCAATAAAATTTAAACGAATATCTTCCTTCGGATTGATCTCAGCATTTTTCTTAAAATAATCGATAAATAAATCTCTCAATTTAATTCCTGTAGGAATCGATTCTCCTTTGCTGAAAAACTTCATATTATCACCACCCAAAGCCAGATAATCAGAAGTAGCGATATAATAATCCTGAGTTGGATTTACCTCTTTCCCATTAATCAAAGTTTTGGTTAATTGTCCGTTGTTGGTTTCGATATATAAATGAGAAACAGGATTATTTACCTGAGTTTTTGCATAATAATTAAACAATCCCTGCAAATCTGAACCTTTCATTTTTACAATGATCACTTCATTTTCAAAAGGCATAACTTCAAAAACATTTTTCAGAAGAACATCGCCTTTCCCGATCGTAGTACGTATTCCCCCGATATTGATTAGGGCAGCGTCTACGTTTTTATTAAGATTTGTTTTAACCCAAACATCGGCTCCGTCAAAGGTATAATCTGCTAAAAGATTTCCCAGATTGCTGTTGTCTCCTTCTTTAGTTAAATCTACTTGGGTATAAGAGATTTTTTGATTCATCTCTTTGTTGAGTTTCTCTGTATAAGGCTCGATAAATTTCGCAAAATCTTCATCGTCCTTCAAGTCTTTATTAACAGAAATATTCTTTTGTGTCTGCACATTGGCAACCTGCAACGATGTCGTTTTACAGGCCGTGAGAGAAAAAAAGGCAATTCCTAATAACAAGAATTTATTTTGCATAATATCTTTAGTATATGCAAATATAATTATATGTATAATAAAACAGGATTAAATATTGTAAATTCTTGTATGAAATTATTAAATTTGGAGAAAATAATTCGAACAGATGAGCATTTTAAAAGGAGTAGGTGTTGCTTTGGTAACACCCTTTAATGAAGATTTATCCGTAGATTTCGAAAGTTTGACAAAACTTGTTGAGTTTAATATCGAAAACGGAACCAACTATTTGGTAGTATTGGGAACTACAGCGGAAGCGGCTACACTTTCTTCAGACGAGAAGAAACAGGTAGTTGAGCATATCATTAAGGTGAATAATAAACGTCTTCCTTTGGTTTTAGGAATTGGCGGAAACAATACTCTTGAAGTCAAACAGCAAATCGAAGAAACCGATTTATCAGATTTCACGGCAGTTTTATCGGTGTCTCCTTATTATAATAAACCAAATCAGGAAGGGCTTTATCAGCATTATAAAATGTTGGCTTCTACCGGAAAGAATATTATCATTTATAACGTTCCTTCACGAACAGGACAAAATGTAGAAGCAGAAACTACTTTGCGTTTGGCAAATGAATTCCCGAATTTATTCTTAATTAAAGAAGCTGCACCAAATATTCTTCAGTATTTTGATATTTTGAGAAAAAAACCTGAAGGATTTAACTTAGTTTCTGGAGATGATGAATACACACTTCCTGTAACTTTAGCAGGTGGAAACGGTGTGATTTCTGTAATCGGACAAGGTTATCCGAAAGAATTTTCTACAATGGTTCAGCTGGCTTTTGATGGGAAAGTAAAAGAAGCGTACGAAATTCATAACAAACTTGTTGACATTACAAGACTTATTTTTGCAGAAGGAAATCCTTGCGGAATTAAAGTTGTTTTAGCAGAAAAAGGAATTATCAAAAACTATTTGAGACTTCCATTGGTTGCTGCTTCAGAAGGACTTTATGCGAAAATAAAAGCTGAAATGGCGAAAATTTAAGAGGGTGAATTGTCAACAGTCAATTGTGAATTCTTAAACTATAAATATTTAAAGTGAAAAGTGTAGTGCTTTTCACTTTTTTAATTAGAATATTATGAAATTAATTAAAGCAACAGAAAAAGATATTCCGCTGATTCGGGATTTGGCAAAAAGATCGTGGGAAAATGCTTACGCAGAAATTCTTTCAAAAGAACAGATGGAATATATGCTCAATACGATGTATTCTGAAGATGAAATTTCAGCACACCTGAAAAGCCCAAATTATCATTATTTCCTGGTTTTTGATGAAAATTCAAATGTATTCGATGGGTTTTTAGGCTATGAAAATCATTATGAAAATCAAACCACAAAACTTCACCGTATTTATCTGGTTCCTGAAAGTAAAGGAAAAGGTTTAGGTAAAAAAACGCTTGAGTTTTTAAATGAAAA from Chryseobacterium indoltheticum encodes the following:
- the porZ gene encoding type IX secretion system anionic LPS delivery protein PorZ, which codes for MKKISLLSFGIFASLQFVNAQNISSKKWSDLFSYNNVLAMKEDNGKIFAATENGIFYYTISTGEITKLSKANGLHDVKISAFDYNPQTKIGLVGYQNGALDVITPQGITYVVDIPIATGYNGSKKVNHISITGDRATVSVGYGVSIFDLKKKEFGDSAFFITGGVFQASNEATILGNKVFSVTNTGLKTHELNTTFPVFSTWTTELAGNFTDIDSESALAFSSATATYIYNNGTSTPLAQTFGGINDVVVNSNNIIITDGSRIYTYNTNGNFAGSTSVGEACNTATTIGSKVYCGTKVSGVKTDDNISYKPDGPYFNDSYKIRLFNDNQLLVSTGIRANGYNDAQFNPKNPGFYYFTGTEWVYSSYFIGSTTEFNIVDVFPDPANTNEVFFTNYFSPTGYGIYKMKYNSGSKDFEFSKRYLVGADSQYINRPVGFTSDDQNNIFATIAFTGIATKSSLALYDRATDDFIIRDLNVSTGIQFPVFSNDLLWIPIPRTVNFLAYDTKKTASFSDDTQYYLDQSNGFPANTISFAMDKSGDAWIGTEGGIRILPNAATEIKNDPQFEPIVIEQGGLAEELFRDATILHIEVDGGNQKWVSVEDGGVYYLSANGEKTIKFFNKDNSPLPTNTITDIKVDKKTGKVYFVTFDGIVTYQGDVADVTSDFGNVLVYPNPVVYSQFKGNVTIKGLAEKTNIRITDAAGNLVHSAIARTGYYEWNLNNQKGKRVASGIYFVLMTNEDGSDKATAKIAVVN
- the dapA gene encoding 4-hydroxy-tetrahydrodipicolinate synthase, which encodes MSILKGVGVALVTPFNEDLSVDFESLTKLVEFNIENGTNYLVVLGTTAEAATLSSDEKKQVVEHIIKVNNKRLPLVLGIGGNNTLEVKQQIEETDLSDFTAVLSVSPYYNKPNQEGLYQHYKMLASTGKNIIIYNVPSRTGQNVEAETTLRLANEFPNLFLIKEAAPNILQYFDILRKKPEGFNLVSGDDEYTLPVTLAGGNGVISVIGQGYPKEFSTMVQLAFDGKVKEAYEIHNKLVDITRLIFAEGNPCGIKVVLAEKGIIKNYLRLPLVAASEGLYAKIKAEMAKI
- a CDS encoding 5'-nucleotidase C-terminal domain-containing protein: MQNKFLLLGIAFFSLTACKTTSLQVANVQTQKNISVNKDLKDDEDFAKFIEPYTEKLNKEMNQKISYTQVDLTKEGDNSNLGNLLADYTFDGADVWVKTNLNKNVDAALINIGGIRTTIGKGDVLLKNVFEVMPFENEVIIVKMKGSDLQGLFNYYAKTQVNNPVSHLYIETNNGQLTKTLINGKEVNPTQDYYIATSDYLALGGDNMKFFSKGESIPTGIKLRDLFIDYFKKNAEINPKEDIRLNFIGKK
- a CDS encoding bifunctional metallophosphatase/5'-nucleotidase, translating into MNRKSFLKTIGGGTLAMTLAPNLMMAEELSLNSFKSAHKLTILHTNDQHSRIEPFDESYTKNPNQGGFARRASLIQKIRSEENNLLLLDSGDIFQGTPYFNFFGGELEFKLMSMMKYDASTMGNHDFDNGLDGFLKVLPNAKFPFICSNYDFKNTILDGKTSQYKIFNKNGIKVGIFGVGIQLDGLVGKKQYGETVWSDPIDVAQHYSNFLKNEKKCDLVICLSHIGYDYKDDPEKINDKILASKTENIDLILGGHTHTFLPEPQTFKNRQGKNVLVNQVGWAGLLLGRIDFFFDSDKNVKQISWNNQAIDSSITV
- a CDS encoding GNAT family N-acetyltransferase, with protein sequence MKLIKATEKDIPLIRDLAKRSWENAYAEILSKEQMEYMLNTMYSEDEISAHLKSPNYHYFLVFDENSNVFDGFLGYENHYENQTTKLHRIYLVPESKGKGLGKKTLEFLNEKTLESGDNRIILNVNKHNSAKKFYEAQGYKVYDEGVFDIGNGYVMDDFLMEKIIKVF